From a single Raphanus sativus cultivar WK10039 chromosome 3, ASM80110v3, whole genome shotgun sequence genomic region:
- the LOC108830161 gene encoding elongator complex protein 3-like encodes MATAVVMNGEPKKQPRPGRGGFQGRGLTEEEARVRAISEIVSTMIERSHRNENVDLNAIKTQACRKYGLARAPKLVEMIAALPDSERETLLPKLRAKPVRTASGIAVVAVMSKPHRCPHIATTGNICVYCPGGPDSDFEYSTQSYTGYEPTSMRAIRARYNPYVQARSRIDQLKRLGHSVDKVEFILMGGTFMSLPAEYRDFFIRNLHDALSGHTSANVEEAVAYSEHSATKCIGMTIETRPDYCLGPHLRQMLTYGCTRLEIGVQSTYEDVARDTNRGHTVAAVADCFCLAKDAGFKVVAHMMPDLPNVGVERDMESFKEFFESPSFRADGLKIYPTLVIRGTGLYELWKTGRYRNYPPEQLVDIVARILSMVPPWTRVYRVQRDIPMPLVTSGVEKGNLRELALARMDDLGLKCRDVRTREAGIQDIHHKIKPEQVELVRRDYTANEGWETFLSYEDTRQDILVGLLRLRKCGKNVTCPELMGKCSVVRELHVYGTAVPVHGREADKLQHQGYGTLLMEEAERIARREHRSNKIGVISGVGTRHYYRKLGYELEGPYMVKHLL; translated from the exons ATGGCGACGGCGGTAGTGATGAACGGCGAACCCAAAAAGCAGCCACGGCCAGGCCGCGGCGGCTTCCAAGGCCGCGGACTAACGGAGGAAGAAGCTCGAGTTCGTGCCATATCGGAGATCGTGAGCACCATGATCGAGCGCTCCCACCGCAACGAGAACGTAGACCTAAACGCGATTAAAACCCAGGCTTGCCGGAAATACGGCTTAGCGCGTGCGCCGAAGCTAGTGGAGATGATAGCGGCGCTTCCCGATTCGGAGAGGGAGACTCTCCTCCCGAAGCTCCGCGCTAAACCGGTCCGAACCGCTTCGGGAATCGCGGTGGTGGCGGTTATGTCGAAACCGCACAGGTGCCCTCACATAGCCACGACGGGGAATATATGCGTGTATTGTCCAGGTGGACCTGATTCTGACTTCGAGTATAGTACTCAGTCTTATACTGGTTATGAGCCTACCAGCATGCGCGCTATTCGAGCCAG GTATAATCCATATGTTCAGGCAAGGAGCAGGATAGATCAGCTGAAGCGGTTGGGTCACAGTGTAGATAAG GTTGAGTTCATTTTGATGGGAGGTACTTTTATGTCCCTGCCTGCTGAGTACAGGGATTTCTTCATAAGGAACCTTCATGATGCTTTGTCTGGACACACTTCTGCCAATGTTGAAGAAGCAGTTGCCTACTCTGAACATAGTGCAACCAAATGCATTGGCATGACCATTGAAAC GAGGCCAGATTACTGTCTTGGACCTCATCTAAGACAGATGCTGACTTATGGTTGCACCCGACTAGAGATCGGTGTCCAGAGCACATATGAAGATGTTGCCCGTGACACAAATAGAGGCCATACTGTTGCTGCTGTAGCCGACTGCTTCTGCTTGGCCAAAGATGCTGGTTTCAAG GTGGTTGCACATATGATGCCTGATCTTCCTAACGTTGGGGTTGAGAGAGACATGGAAAGTTTCAAGGAGTTTTTCGAGAGTCCGTCATTTAGAGCGGATGGGTTAAAAATATATCCTACCCTTGTGATACGTGGAACTGGTCTTTATGAATTATGGAAAACTGGGAG ATACCGAAACTATCCACCTGAGCAACTTGTGGATATAGTTGCAAGGATTCTCTCCATGGTACCTCCATGGACACGTGTTTATAGAGTTCAGCGTGATATTCCTATGCCTCTGGTTACGTCCGGGGTTGAAAAAGGAAATCTCCGTGAGCTGGCTCTGGCAAGAATGGATGATTTGGGCCTTAAATGCCGTGATGTTCGTACTCGTGAAGCTGGAATTCAG GACATTCATCACAAAATTAAGCCAGAACAAGTTGAGCTTGTGCGTCGTGATTACACTGCAAACGAAGGCTGGGAAACATTCCTTTCATATGAAGATACACGCCAG GACATTCTTGTTGGGTTATTACGTTTGCGTAAATGTGGTAAGAACGTAACTTGTCCAGAACTCATGGGAAAGTGTTCTGTTGTCCGTGAGCTTCACGTGTATGGAACGGCTGTACCAGTTCATGGTCGGGAGGCTGATAAGTTGCAACATCAG GGGTACGGAACACTTCTGATGGAAGAGGCAGAGAGGATTGCTAGAAGAGAACATCGATCTAACAAAATCGGTGTGATTTCAGGTGTGGGAACCCGACACTACTACAGAAAGTTGGGTTATGAATTGGAAGGTCCTTACATGGTGAAGCATCTTCTTTGA
- the LOC108845052 gene encoding 14 kDa proline-rich protein DC2.15-like yields the protein MASKTLAIVLLFNIICFTAVNATGCPNAVNLVTVCADLLNGVVKVSLPAGTECCTLLKGIVDANAAVCLCTAVKANIGSLLPLLNIPLAVSLTLNACGVPSGIPCL from the coding sequence ATGGCTTCCAAAACTCTTGCCATTGTTCTCCTCTTCAACATCATCTGCTTCACTGCAGTTAACGCTACAGGTTGTCCCAATGCCGTAAATTTAGTTACGGTGTGTGCAGATTTGTTGAATGGAGTGGTCAAGGTTTCTCTGCCAGCAGGAACCGAATGTTGCACACTTCTCAAAGGCATTGTGGACGCAAATGCAGCAGTTTGTCTTTGTACCGCTGTTAAAGCTAATATCGGAAGCCTTCTTCCCTTGTTGAACATTCCCCTAGCTGTCAGCCTTACACTCAATGCTTGTGGTGTTCCATCGGGTATTCCATGCCTCTAA
- the LOC108830167 gene encoding LOW QUALITY PROTEIN: receptor-like protein 34 (The sequence of the model RefSeq protein was modified relative to this genomic sequence to represent the inferred CDS: inserted 1 base in 1 codon) — translation MSISRHMTLSFLFLYIFNFQDVIAFATTARHSCRPEQRNVLLEFKKEFEIRRSSSKLCNIDGRIVGSYPKTESWENNSDCCYWDGITCDAKSKDVIKLDLSCSCLHGRFHSNTSLVRLPSLKTLDLSNNYLFGQIPFSFGKLGNFSHLTFLDLSSNHFAGQIPFSVGVLSQLKSLLLADNQFSGQVPSSLGNLSHLTSLDLSGNQFSGQIPTSLGKLSYLTYLQLSDNQFSNQIPPPLGNLSHLTSLDFSHNHFSGQIPSSIGKLSHLTSLDCYDNGLVGQIPSSFSCLNQLTNLVVNSNKLSGKFPIALLNLTKLSYLSLSNNRFTGTLPPNITSLSNLVFISAYENAFVGPLPSSLFNLPALTSIYLTNNQLDGSLKFGNISSPSKLRVLSLGSNKFKGPIPSSISILANLEVLDISHWNSPVDFSIFSLLRSLQRLYLSHLTATPTIDLNTVLSCFKSLDLLDLSGNHVLATNKTTVSDAISNLNLSGCGITEFPELLRTQTLLHTLDISNNKIKGHVPCWLWTLPNLGYLDLSNNTFIGFEISTERKLSSLLGHLFASNNNFSGKVPSLICELHSLRTLDLSNNNFSGSIPLCMGNLKSTLSVLNVRQNRLSGCLPGNAFESLRSFDVGHNQLVGKLPRSLVNFSALEVLNVESNMINDTFPFWLNSLRELRVLVLRSNAFHGPVHQASFRKLQIIDISHNHFGGILPADYFVNWRKMSSLETNKDGSNLNYIGXGYYHDSMVLMNKGIKMELVRILEIYTALDFSGNKLEGEIPKSIGLLKELHVLNLSNNAFTGHIPSSMANLTALESLDVSQNNISGEIPQELGNLSYLAYMNFSHNQLVGLVPGGTQFRRQACSSFKDNSGLFGPALDEDCRDIHTPSSSPPYEALEVEEEEEDVFCWIAAAIGFVPGIVFGSAIGYILVCYKTEWFKTHFGRNKCRCRSTPTR, via the exons ATGAGTATCAGTCGTCATATgactctttcttttctcttcttgtatatttttaatttccaAGACGTGATTGCGTTCGCTACGACAGCAAGACACTCGTGTCGTCCGGAACAAAGGAACGTGCTACTCGAATTCAAAAAGGAGTTTGAGATTCGGAGGTCTTCTTCGAAACTTTGTAATATTGATGGTCGCATTGTAGGCTCTTATCCAAAGACAGAGTCATGGGAAAATAACAGCGACTGCTGTTATTGGGATGGTATCACGTGTGATGCCAAGTCTAAAGATGTGATCAAGCTGGACCTCAGTTGCAGCTGCCTCCATGGTCGGTTTCATTCCAATACCAGTCTTGTTAGGCTTCCTTCTCTTAAAACTCTAGACCTTTCTAATAACTATTTATTTGGCCAAATCCCTTTCTCATTTGGAAAACT TGGAAACTTTTCTCATCTCACATTTCTTGACCTTTCCTCTAATCATTTTGCTGGTCAAATTCCATTTTCAGTTGGAGTCCTTTCACAGCTCAAGTCTCTACTGCTTGCTGATAATCAGTTTTCAGGTCAGGTTCCATCTTCACTTGGAAATCTTTCACACCTCACCTCTCTGGACTTATCTGGTAATCAGTTTTCGGGTCAGATTCCAACTTCACTTGGAAAACTTTCATATCTCACCTATCTCCAACTTTCTGATAATCAGTTCTCAAACCAAATTCCGCCTCCACTTGGAAACCTTTCTCATCTCACCTCTCTAGATTTTTCTCATAACCATTTTTCAGGCCAGATTCCATCTTCCATTGGAAAGCTCTCTCATTTAACTTCTCTCGACTGTTATGATAACGGTCTGGTTGGTCAAATCCCATCTTCTTTTTCATGTTTGAACCAATTGACCAACTTGGTTGTTAATTCCAACAAGCTTAGTGGTAAATTTCCTATTGCACTATTAAATTTGACTAAGCTATCCTACTTGTCACTCTCCAACAATCGGTTCACTGGAACTCTCCCTCCAAACATCACTTCACTATCCAACTTGGTCTTTATTTCAGCATATGAAAACGCTTTCGTTGGACCCCTCCCTTCTTCTCTCTTCAACCTTCCCGCCCTGACCTCTATTTATTTGACAAATAACCAACTCGACGGATCTCTCAAGTTTGGTAATATATCTTCACCATCTAAGCTACGAGTGTTAAGCCTCGGCAGTAATAAATTCAAAGGTCCAATCCCGAGTTCCATTTCCATATTAGCCAATCTCGAGGTGCTTGACATTTCCCATTGGAACTCCCCTGTGGACTTTAGCATCTTCTCGCTCCTCAGGTCGCTCCAACGTCTTTACTTATCTCACTTGACGGCAACGCCTACGATCGACTTGAATACAGTTCTGTCATGTTTCAAGTCTCTCGATTTATTGGATCTCTCAGGAAACCATGTTTTAGCCACAAACAAAACTACGGTTTCAGATGCGATAAGTAATTTAAACTTGTCAGGCTGCGGTATTACCGAATTTCCAGAGCTTCTAAGAACCCAGACGCTACTGCATACTCTAGACATTTCCAACAACAAAATCAAAGGTCATGTTCCTTGCTGGTTATGGACGCTACCAAATCTAGGTTACTTGGATCTATCCAACAACACTTTCATTGGTTTTGAAATATCAACGGAACGCAAACTATCCTCTCTCCTGGGGCACCTGTTTGCCTCCAATAACAATTTCTCAGGAAAGGTTCCTTCTCTCATATGCGAGTTGCACTCTCTAAGAACGCTCGATCTATCGAACAACAACTTCAGCGGTTCGATCCCTCTCTGTATGGGAAACCTCAAGAGCACTCTTTCGGTTCTGAACGTGCGTCAGAATCGTCTTAGTGGATGTCTTCCAGGGAATGCATTCGAAAGTCTAAGGTCATTTGACGTTGGCCATAACCAACTCGTTGGAAAGCTTCCGAGATCGTTGGTGAATTTCTCCGCGCTCGAAGTTCTAAACGTGGAAAGCAACATGATCAATGACACATTTCCGTTCTGGTTGAATTCTCTACGAGAGCTGAGAGTTCTCGTGTTACGCTCCAACGCGTTCCATGGACCAGTACATCAAGCCTCTTTCCGTAAGCTGCAAATCATCGACATATCGCATAATCATTTCGGTGGGATTTTGCCAGCGGATTATTTTGTGAACTGGAGAAAAATGTCATCTCTTGAGACGAACAAAGATGGGTCCAATCTAAATTACATTG AAGGTTATTACCATGATTCCATGGTTTTGATGAATAAAGGTATAAAGATGGAGCTGGTCCGGATTCTAGAGATCTACACAGCACTCGATTTTTCCGGAAACAAACTTGAAGGAGAGATTCCAAAGTCGATCGGCTTATTGAAAGAGCTTCACGTGCTCAACTTGTCGAACAATGCTTTCACTGGCCACATCCCATCATCTATGGCAAACCTGACAGCTCTTGAGTCACTTGATGTTTCCCAAAACAATATTTCAGGAGAAATCCCACAGGAGTTAGGGAATTTGTCGTACCTTGCGTACATGAACTTTTCTCATAACCAGCTTGTCGGTCTAGTACCAGGAGGCACTCAGTTTCGAAGGCAGGCTTGCTCTTCTTTCAAAGATAATTCAGGACTTTTTGGTCCTGCTCTTGACGAAGATTGCAGAGATATTCACACGCCCTCATCATCCCCACCATATGAAGCGCTAGAggtagaggaagaagaagaagatgtgttTTGTTGGATTGCAGCTGCGATAGGATTTGTACCTGGTATTGTATTTGGATCAGCAATTGGATACATATTGGTTTGTTACAAAACAGAGTGGTTCAAGACTCATTTTGGCCGAAATAAATGCAGATGCAGAAGCACCCCAACTCGTTAG